Proteins encoded within one genomic window of Streptomyces profundus:
- a CDS encoding PadR family transcriptional regulator, which produces MSVMRLLVLGAVRQHGRAHGYQVRNDLEFWGAHEWSTAKPGSIYHALKQLAKEGLLLAHELAPSTVGGPPRVEYEVTEAGQVTFLELLRTALRAHDERIDVLTSAVGFIVDLPRAEAIGLLRERVAALEKWREEVEEHWTPDSPPAEWGHIGEIMRLWTHQAQSDANWTRGLIERLEKGAYVMAGEGERERDVLPEGMENPFR; this is translated from the coding sequence ATGTCGGTGATGCGGCTGCTGGTCCTGGGGGCGGTGCGCCAGCACGGGCGGGCGCACGGCTACCAGGTGCGCAACGACCTGGAGTTCTGGGGCGCCCACGAGTGGTCGACGGCCAAGCCGGGCTCGATCTACCACGCGCTCAAGCAGCTGGCCAAGGAGGGCCTGTTGCTCGCCCACGAGCTGGCCCCCAGCACGGTCGGCGGCCCGCCCCGCGTCGAGTACGAGGTGACGGAGGCCGGCCAGGTCACCTTCCTCGAACTGCTGCGGACCGCGCTCCGCGCGCACGACGAGCGGATCGACGTGCTGACCAGCGCGGTCGGCTTCATCGTGGACCTGCCGAGGGCCGAGGCCATCGGGCTGCTCCGCGAGCGGGTCGCCGCGCTGGAGAAGTGGCGGGAAGAGGTGGAGGAGCACTGGACCCCCGACAGCCCGCCGGCGGAGTGGGGGCACATCGGGGAGATCATGCGCCTGTGGACGCACCAGGCCCAGAGCGACGCCAACTGGACCAGGGGCCTGATCGAGCGGCTGGAGAAGGGCGCCTATGTGATGGCGGGCGAGGGCGAGCGCGAGCGGGACGTGCTCCCCGAGGGCATGGAGAACCCGTTCCGCTGA
- a CDS encoding type B 50S ribosomal protein L31 encodes MKSDIHPAYQPVVFRDRSAGYAFLTRSTATSDKTIEWEDGNTYPVIDVETSSASHPFYTGTARVLDTAGRVERFERRYGRREER; translated from the coding sequence ATGAAGTCGGACATTCATCCCGCCTACCAGCCGGTGGTCTTCCGGGACAGATCAGCCGGCTACGCCTTTCTCACCCGGTCCACGGCGACCAGCGACAAGACCATCGAGTGGGAGGACGGCAACACCTATCCCGTGATCGATGTGGAGACGTCCTCCGCCAGTCACCCCTTCTACACCGGCACCGCGCGGGTGTTGGACACGGCCGGTCGCGTCGAGCGCTTCGAACGGCGCTACGGCAGGCGTGAGGAGCGTTGA
- a CDS encoding ArsR/SmtB family transcription factor, protein MGDWVLSPDVLAGGRFRVSAMAETVATLLSLAGNGEQPGWAHGLAGHRAAFRARLAADPVATRFLATAMGRDWLPDFLVAPPHPEDRDFEDEWRRLRATPPAVAAADTAYTGPLPALLRGPELPERVAELVRWVWTETVRADWPRRSRIFEADIVSRTQALASGGWVAALATLRPGLRWLGDGRLRINAHPNPPRALADAELLFIPTTTSRGWVGWSQPHRYAVVYPCSGLLAEPAAARDGTALGRLLGANRAAVLRRLATPRSPSQLVALTGQPLGSVGGHLRVLREAGLVRRRRAGRSVLYYRTELGDRLLAGPDEPPAEPLTST, encoded by the coding sequence ATGGGTGACTGGGTGCTGAGCCCCGATGTGCTGGCCGGGGGTCGGTTCCGGGTGTCGGCGATGGCCGAGACGGTGGCCACGCTGCTCTCGTTGGCCGGCAACGGCGAACAGCCCGGCTGGGCGCACGGGCTGGCCGGCCACCGGGCCGCGTTCCGGGCGCGGTTGGCGGCTGACCCGGTGGCGACGCGGTTCCTCGCCACCGCCATGGGCCGCGACTGGCTGCCGGACTTCCTGGTCGCCCCGCCCCACCCGGAGGACCGGGACTTCGAGGACGAGTGGCGGCGGCTGCGCGCCACCCCACCGGCCGTGGCGGCGGCCGACACCGCGTACACCGGGCCGCTGCCCGCCCTGCTGCGGGGGCCCGAACTGCCGGAGCGCGTCGCGGAGTTGGTGCGCTGGGTGTGGACGGAGACGGTGCGAGCCGACTGGCCGCGCCGGTCGCGGATCTTCGAGGCGGACATCGTCTCCCGCACCCAGGCCCTCGCCAGCGGCGGCTGGGTCGCGGCGCTGGCCACGCTGCGGCCCGGTCTGCGCTGGCTCGGCGACGGCAGGCTCCGGATCAACGCCCACCCCAACCCGCCGCGCGCGCTGGCCGACGCCGAGCTGCTGTTCATCCCGACCACGACCAGCCGAGGCTGGGTGGGGTGGTCCCAGCCGCACCGCTACGCGGTGGTCTACCCCTGCTCCGGGCTGCTGGCCGAGCCGGCGGCGGCGCGGGACGGCACGGCGCTCGGCCGGCTGCTGGGCGCCAACCGGGCGGCGGTGCTGCGCCGGCTGGCCACGCCGCGTTCGCCGAGCCAGCTGGTCGCGCTCACCGGCCAGCCGCTGGGGTCAGTCGGCGGGCATCTGCGGGTGCTCCGGGAGGCGGGTCTGGTGCGGCGGCGGCGCGCCGGCCGCTCGGTGCTGTACTACCGCACGGAGTTGGGCGACCGGCTGCTGGCCGGCCCCGACGAGCCACCGGCCGAACCCTTGACCTCAACTTAA
- a CDS encoding DUF3048 domain-containing protein: MGALVALSPLAPLAGCTVERREDRDVDGDGEWVSPFTGEAGGEPGQVLAVKVDNAPPARPQIGVEAADLVYVEEVEAGLSRLVAVYAGRLPERVGPVRSARESDLELLRQFDEPALAFSGAQSGLLPLIDAAPAHTRTPDAAPDAYHRDPQRAAPHNLFVAPEALLATAPEAGEAADIGFVFGAAPEGGGEPVDEREVSYANAGFGFRWDAAARRWSVALDGEATELSAATVVLQYVTVRPSEFGDGAGHITPYTETVGSGDAEVLRDGRSWPARWRRRSERRGTAFTGADGQPLRFAPGPVWVVFLPA; the protein is encoded by the coding sequence CTGGGGGCGTTGGTCGCGCTGTCCCCGCTGGCGCCGCTGGCCGGCTGCACGGTGGAGCGGCGCGAGGACCGGGACGTTGACGGCGACGGCGAGTGGGTCTCCCCCTTCACCGGCGAGGCCGGTGGGGAGCCGGGCCAGGTGCTGGCCGTCAAGGTGGACAACGCGCCACCGGCGAGGCCGCAGATCGGAGTCGAGGCGGCGGACCTCGTCTATGTGGAGGAGGTCGAGGCGGGGCTGAGCCGGCTGGTCGCCGTCTACGCGGGCCGGCTGCCCGAACGGGTCGGGCCCGTGCGCAGCGCCCGCGAGTCCGATCTGGAGCTGCTGCGGCAGTTCGACGAACCGGCGTTGGCGTTCTCCGGCGCGCAGAGCGGCCTGCTGCCGCTGATCGACGCGGCCCCTGCGCACACCAGGACGCCGGACGCGGCGCCCGACGCCTACCACCGCGATCCCCAACGGGCCGCGCCGCACAACCTGTTCGTGGCTCCCGAGGCGCTGCTGGCGACGGCGCCGGAGGCGGGCGAGGCGGCCGATATCGGCTTTGTCTTCGGCGCGGCGCCCGAGGGCGGCGGCGAGCCGGTCGACGAGCGCGAGGTCTCCTACGCCAACGCCGGGTTCGGCTTCCGCTGGGACGCGGCGGCGCGGCGGTGGTCCGTCGCCCTGGACGGCGAGGCCACCGAACTGAGCGCCGCGACCGTGGTGTTGCAGTACGTCACGGTGCGGCCCTCGGAGTTCGGGGACGGCGCCGGCCATATCACCCCCTATACCGAGACGGTGGGCTCGGGCGACGCCGAGGTGTTGCGCGACGGGCGGTCCTGGCCGGCGCGTTGGCGCCGGCGGAGCGAACGGCGGGGCACCGCGTTCACCGGCGCCGACGGTCAGCCGCTGCGCTTCGCCCCGGGCCCGGTGTGGGTGGTGTTCCTGCCGGCCTGA
- a CDS encoding MFS transporter, producing MRSYRQLLRVPEFTPLFLTTTAGGAGLTVQGLALAVLVHDTTGSPLLTAVSMFGSSFAQVLGATTLLSAADRLRPRAATVGVLLLFALGAATLAAPGLPIPLALAVVLTLGLVNSVAGAVRWGLLLRIVPDDGYLLARSTINVAMGATQIAGFALGGVLVVLVSPRGALLVACALFLGAALLARLGLTDRPPNAPGRPSVAETWRGNRRLWSSRDRRVCYAALWVPNGLVVGCEALIVPFAPEAAALLFVASALGMVLGDVLVGRLLPARLRGRLITPLRLLLAAPFTLFALGPPIPLAVPLVGVACVGFGAGLLLQERLIALTPGELRGQALGLHSSGMLTMQAVGATLGGAVAQLVGVEAAMGLLAALSLAVTLALTPALLRPVVATPAAQAGRNTTHTGPGAKRSG from the coding sequence ATGCGCAGCTACCGTCAGCTTCTCCGGGTGCCGGAGTTCACCCCGCTCTTCCTGACCACCACGGCGGGTGGCGCCGGGTTGACCGTCCAGGGCCTGGCCCTGGCGGTCCTGGTCCACGACACCACAGGATCGCCGCTGCTCACCGCCGTGAGCATGTTCGGGTCCTCCTTCGCACAGGTGCTCGGCGCGACCACGCTGCTCTCCGCCGCCGACCGGCTCCGGCCCCGCGCCGCCACCGTGGGCGTGCTGTTGCTCTTCGCGCTGGGCGCGGCGACGCTGGCCGCGCCGGGGTTGCCCATCCCGCTGGCGCTGGCCGTGGTGTTGACGCTGGGGCTGGTCAACTCGGTGGCCGGCGCCGTCCGTTGGGGGCTGCTGCTGCGGATCGTGCCCGACGACGGCTATCTGCTGGCCCGTTCGACCATCAATGTCGCGATGGGCGCCACCCAGATCGCCGGCTTCGCGCTGGGCGGCGTGCTGGTGGTGCTCGTCTCCCCGCGCGGCGCGCTGCTGGTCGCGTGCGCCCTCTTCCTGGGCGCCGCGCTCCTCGCGCGCCTGGGCCTGACCGACCGGCCGCCCAACGCGCCGGGGCGGCCGTCCGTCGCCGAGACCTGGCGCGGCAACCGGCGGCTCTGGTCGAGCCGGGACCGCCGGGTCTGCTACGCCGCGCTCTGGGTGCCGAACGGTCTTGTCGTCGGCTGCGAGGCGCTGATCGTGCCCTTCGCCCCCGAGGCCGCCGCCCTGCTCTTCGTGGCGAGCGCGCTGGGCATGGTGCTGGGCGACGTGCTGGTCGGCCGGCTGCTGCCGGCCCGGCTGCGCGGCCGGCTGATCACCCCGCTGCGGCTGCTGCTGGCCGCGCCCTTCACGCTCTTCGCGCTGGGGCCGCCCATCCCGCTCGCCGTGCCGCTGGTCGGCGTGGCTTGCGTCGGCTTCGGCGCCGGACTGCTGCTCCAGGAGCGGCTGATCGCGCTCACCCCTGGGGAGCTGCGGGGCCAGGCGCTGGGCCTGCACTCGTCCGGAATGCTGACCATGCAGGCCGTCGGCGCCACCCTGGGGGGCGCGGTCGCGCAACTCGTGGGCGTCGAGGCGGCGATGGGGCTGCTGGCGGCGCTCTCCCTCGCCGTCACCCTGGCCCTGACCCCCGCGCTGCTGCGGCCGGTGGTGGCGACCCCGGCGGCTCAGGCCGGCAGGAACACCACCCACACCGGGCCCGGGGCGAAGCGCAGCGGCTGA
- a CDS encoding ABC transporter permease — MTRTTIEPPATVVPLLGPARRLVVDSLTMTRRGLAHWARQPGVFAVGLVFPVMMLVMFAYFLGGGMAVEGGGDYVDFLVPGMLVLTMAFGLESTMVALTTDINRGVLDRFRSMPIAPSAVLVGRSLLDMLNSVLSLLVMVGAGWAVGWRWDAAALEVLAAIGLMLLLRFAMLWMGIYLALVAGRSELVQAVQILVWPIGFLSSAFVSPATMPGWVGSIADWNPMSATAGAVRDLFGNPAWPGESWAADQATPLAVLWPLALLAVFVPLALRRFARLGD; from the coding sequence ATGACCCGGACCACCATCGAACCCCCGGCCACCGTCGTCCCGCTGCTGGGCCCGGCCCGTCGGCTGGTGGTCGACTCGCTCACCATGACCAGGCGCGGCCTCGCCCACTGGGCGCGCCAACCCGGCGTCTTCGCCGTGGGGTTGGTCTTCCCGGTGATGATGCTGGTGATGTTCGCCTACTTCCTCGGCGGCGGAATGGCCGTGGAGGGCGGCGGCGACTACGTCGACTTCCTGGTGCCCGGGATGCTGGTGCTGACCATGGCGTTCGGCCTGGAATCGACCATGGTGGCGCTTACCACCGACATCAACCGAGGCGTTCTCGACCGTTTCCGGTCGATGCCGATCGCCCCGAGCGCGGTACTGGTCGGGCGCAGCCTGCTGGACATGCTCAACTCCGTGCTGAGCCTGCTGGTGATGGTCGGCGCCGGCTGGGCCGTCGGCTGGCGCTGGGACGCCGCCGCCCTCGAAGTGCTGGCCGCCATCGGGCTGATGCTCCTGCTGCGCTTCGCCATGCTCTGGATGGGCATCTACCTGGCCCTGGTCGCCGGCCGCTCGGAGCTGGTGCAGGCCGTGCAGATCCTCGTCTGGCCCATCGGCTTCCTCTCCAGCGCCTTCGTCTCGCCGGCGACCATGCCCGGCTGGGTGGGCTCGATCGCCGACTGGAACCCCATGTCGGCGACGGCGGGCGCGGTCCGCGACCTGTTCGGCAACCCCGCCTGGCCGGGGGAGTCCTGGGCCGCCGACCAGGCGACGCCGCTCGCCGTGCTCTGGCCGCTGGCCCTGCTGGCGGTCTTCGTCCCCCTCGCCCTCCGCCGCTTCGCCCGCCTCGGCGACTGA
- a CDS encoding DUF397 domain-containing protein gives MPEAYNGMAANALRGVRWLKSSHSNSQGTCAEFALLPSGDVAMRNSRFPEGPALVYTPAEIQALLRGVKDGEFDHLIG, from the coding sequence ATGCCAGAGGCGTACAACGGCATGGCGGCGAACGCCCTGCGGGGCGTGAGGTGGTTGAAGAGCAGCCACAGCAACTCTCAGGGCACCTGCGCGGAGTTCGCCCTGCTGCCGAGCGGGGACGTGGCGATGCGCAACTCGCGCTTCCCCGAAGGGCCGGCGCTGGTCTACACGCCGGCGGAGATCCAGGCGTTGCTACGGGGCGTCAAGGACGGCGAGTTCGACCATCTGATCGGCTGA
- a CDS encoding ATP-binding cassette domain-containing protein: MPPTDQTSETGPPAAIRVRDLRKGFGSGKERKSALNGLDLTVADGSVHAVLGPNGAGKSTAVRVLTTLLRPSGGSAEVAGFDVVGEPDQVRYRIGLVGQHAALDEELSGRQNLELFGRLYHLGGRHAARRADELLDRFELGDTGRRAVRHYSGGMRRRLDLAASLITRPRILFLDEPTTGLDPRGRTEVWRAVRSLADEGVTVLLTTQYLEEADQLADLISLLDDGRRIAEGTADQLKSQVGGDRIDIVVRDPERLAAAGDLLRRVPGTDRYADDPDRRLVSAGVDDRMRALTETVRALADAGIEAEDVALRRPTLDEVFLRLTDDQRPTEAPA, from the coding sequence ATGCCCCCGACCGACCAGACCAGCGAGACCGGGCCCCCGGCGGCGATCCGGGTCCGGGACCTCCGCAAGGGTTTCGGCAGCGGGAAGGAGCGCAAGAGCGCCCTGAACGGGCTCGACCTGACCGTCGCCGACGGCAGCGTGCACGCCGTGCTCGGCCCCAACGGGGCCGGCAAGAGCACGGCGGTCCGGGTGCTCACCACCCTGCTCCGCCCCAGCGGCGGCAGCGCCGAGGTGGCCGGCTTCGATGTGGTCGGCGAACCGGACCAGGTTCGCTACCGCATCGGCCTGGTCGGCCAACACGCCGCTCTCGACGAGGAGTTGAGCGGCCGACAGAACCTCGAACTCTTCGGCCGCCTCTACCACCTCGGCGGTCGCCACGCCGCCCGTCGCGCCGACGAACTGCTCGACCGCTTCGAGTTGGGCGACACGGGCCGCCGCGCGGTGCGCCACTACAGCGGCGGCATGCGCCGACGCCTCGACCTGGCCGCCAGCCTGATCACCCGCCCCCGCATCCTCTTCCTCGACGAACCGACCACGGGGCTCGACCCGCGCGGCCGTACGGAGGTGTGGCGAGCCGTCCGCTCACTCGCCGACGAGGGCGTCACGGTGCTGCTGACCACCCAGTACCTGGAGGAGGCCGACCAGCTCGCCGACCTGATCTCCCTGCTCGACGACGGCCGACGGATCGCCGAGGGCACCGCCGACCAGCTCAAGTCCCAGGTCGGCGGCGACCGGATCGACATCGTGGTCCGTGACCCCGAACGGCTCGCGGCGGCCGGTGACCTGCTGCGTCGGGTGCCGGGCACCGACCGCTACGCCGACGACCCCGACCGCCGGCTGGTCAGCGCCGGTGTCGACGACCGGATGCGGGCCCTGACCGAGACGGTCCGCGCGCTGGCCGACGCCGGCATAGAGGCCGAGGACGTCGCGCTGCGCCGTCCCACCCTCGACGAGGTCTTCCTCCGACTCACCGACGACCAGCGACCCACGGAGGCACCCGCATGA
- a CDS encoding CobW family GTP-binding protein produces the protein MRLPTLPVVLIGGLHAGARRTAVRALLRAVPGALALHHDLSRATRGTVTRVLADADGTLGSGEAPLANDCACCALRDDLVPALTRLAEAGTCRLAVVELWDAVEPQAMAETLLAHGAGRLRLAGVVTAVDPALIRRSLASGQELASLGLATGRDDGRTVAETWTRQVEYAPLLALADPSGRVTEADAELLRQLHPTARQVAVHDPDYPRQAVAGVDVAALAARQHPGSALLPQRADAHGVATMVWRQRRPFHPERLYAALPKLTSLAPRSRGRFWLADRPDSLLGWDAAGGSLVVDNVGPWLAALPADDWAGVPAEWRIAAALDWDSEVGDRGQHLVFTGARLKADRIRWLLGSCLLDDAEYAAGRSAWLRLGSAFDHLLDPVS, from the coding sequence ATGCGGTTGCCCACCCTGCCCGTCGTGTTGATCGGCGGACTGCACGCCGGCGCGCGCCGGACGGCGGTGCGCGCCCTCTTGCGGGCCGTGCCCGGCGCCCTCGCGCTGCACCACGATCTGTCCCGCGCCACCCGGGGCACCGTGACCCGGGTGCTCGCCGACGCCGACGGAACGCTCGGCAGCGGCGAGGCGCCGCTGGCCAACGACTGCGCCTGCTGCGCGCTCCGTGACGATCTGGTGCCCGCGCTGACCCGGCTCGCCGAGGCCGGCACCTGCCGGCTCGCCGTGGTCGAGCTGTGGGACGCCGTCGAGCCGCAGGCCATGGCCGAGACCCTGCTGGCGCACGGCGCCGGCCGGCTGCGGCTGGCCGGCGTGGTCACCGCCGTCGATCCGGCGCTGATCCGGCGCTCCCTCGCCTCCGGCCAGGAGCTGGCCAGCCTGGGCCTGGCCACCGGGCGCGACGACGGCCGCACCGTGGCCGAGACCTGGACGCGGCAGGTGGAGTACGCGCCGCTGCTGGCCCTCGCCGATCCGTCGGGACGGGTCACCGAGGCCGACGCCGAGCTGCTGCGCCAGCTCCACCCGACGGCCCGCCAGGTCGCCGTGCACGACCCGGACTACCCGCGCCAGGCGGTCGCCGGCGTCGATGTGGCGGCGCTGGCCGCGCGCCAACACCCGGGCAGCGCGCTGCTGCCGCAGCGGGCGGACGCGCATGGGGTGGCCACCATGGTCTGGCGGCAGCGGCGTCCGTTCCACCCGGAGCGGCTCTACGCGGCGCTGCCGAAGCTGACCAGCCTGGCGCCGCGCAGCCGGGGCCGCTTCTGGCTGGCCGACCGGCCCGACAGCCTGCTCGGCTGGGACGCGGCGGGCGGCTCGCTGGTGGTGGACAACGTTGGCCCGTGGTTGGCCGCGCTGCCGGCCGACGACTGGGCCGGAGTGCCGGCCGAGTGGCGGATCGCCGCCGCCCTGGACTGGGACTCGGAGGTGGGCGACCGGGGCCAGCACCTGGTCTTCACCGGAGCCCGGTTGAAGGCGGACCGCATCCGTTGGCTGCTGGGCTCCTGCCTTCTTGACGACGCCGAGTACGCGGCGGGCCGCTCGGCCTGGCTGCGCCTCGGGTCGGCCTTCGACCACCTGCTCGACCCGGTCTCCTGA
- a CDS encoding helix-turn-helix domain-containing protein, with protein MAGPTRDTGSPEASGSMVRRILLGSQLRRLRESRGVSREEAGYSIRASESKISRMELGRVSFKPRDVADLLTLYGVTDEAEREPLLGLARTSNRAGWWHSYNDVLPSWFQTYIGLEAAAECIGTYELQFVHGLLQTEAYSHAVMVSGHRGELPRAEIDRRIALRLARQKLLVSENAPHLNCVLDEAALRRPYGGRSAMSEQLRALLEFSEYPNITLQMVPFDHGGHVAESGAFTLLRFAEQELSDLVYLEQLTGALYLDKADEVAAYQVVLDRLAVAALDEDRTRDVLAELRRRL; from the coding sequence ATGGCGGGACCAACCAGGGATACCGGCAGTCCGGAGGCCAGTGGCTCGATGGTGCGCCGCATCCTGCTCGGCTCGCAGCTCCGACGGCTGCGGGAGTCCCGTGGGGTCAGCCGGGAGGAGGCCGGATACTCGATCCGCGCCTCCGAATCGAAGATCAGCAGGATGGAGCTGGGTCGGGTCAGCTTCAAGCCGCGCGATGTCGCGGATCTGCTCACGCTCTACGGAGTGACCGACGAGGCCGAACGCGAGCCGCTGCTCGGTCTCGCCCGCACCTCCAACCGGGCCGGCTGGTGGCATAGTTACAACGACGTTCTGCCCAGCTGGTTTCAGACATATATCGGCCTCGAAGCCGCGGCCGAGTGCATCGGCACCTACGAACTCCAGTTCGTCCACGGCCTGTTGCAGACCGAGGCGTACTCACACGCCGTGATGGTCAGCGGCCACCGGGGCGAGCTGCCGCGCGCCGAGATCGACCGGCGCATCGCGCTGCGGCTGGCCCGGCAGAAGCTGCTGGTCTCCGAGAACGCCCCGCATCTGAACTGCGTGCTGGACGAGGCGGCGCTGCGTCGTCCCTATGGCGGCCGGAGCGCGATGTCCGAACAGCTGCGCGCGCTGCTGGAGTTCTCCGAGTACCCCAACATCACGCTTCAGATGGTCCCGTTCGATCACGGTGGCCATGTGGCGGAGTCAGGCGCGTTCACGCTGCTGCGCTTCGCCGAGCAGGAGCTGTCCGACCTGGTCTATCTTGAGCAGCTCACCGGCGCGCTCTATCTGGACAAGGCCGACGAGGTCGCCGCCTACCAGGTGGTGCTCGACCGGCTGGCCGTGGCCGCGCTCGACGAGGACCGCACCCGCGACGTGCTGGCCGAGCTGCGCCGTCGCCTCTGA
- a CDS encoding ATP-binding protein — MGTEATPLLDELGLTFLPVDPRGVSASASVDLAPRPESVRQAREFTRRTLKSWSLAEHFDAVALVVSELVTNALRHGMGRRTLDWGHGTGPMRTDLELELLCGDSWLVCAVRDPSESAPRPALADSGAEGGRGLHLVDSFSDDWGWRRLTGDARGKIVWARFGTD; from the coding sequence ATGGGGACCGAGGCAACGCCGTTGCTTGACGAGTTAGGGCTCACCTTCCTGCCCGTCGATCCGCGCGGCGTCTCCGCGTCGGCCTCGGTCGACCTCGCCCCTCGCCCCGAATCCGTCCGGCAGGCCCGGGAGTTCACCCGTCGCACCCTGAAGAGCTGGTCCCTCGCCGAGCATTTCGACGCGGTCGCGCTGGTGGTGTCCGAGCTGGTCACCAACGCCCTGCGCCATGGGATGGGCCGGCGCACGCTGGACTGGGGCCATGGCACGGGGCCGATGCGAACGGATCTGGAGCTCGAACTGCTGTGTGGCGACTCCTGGTTGGTCTGCGCGGTGCGCGATCCCAGCGAGTCCGCCCCCCGGCCGGCCCTGGCCGACAGCGGCGCCGAGGGGGGCCGTGGTCTCCATCTGGTGGACAGCTTCAGCGATGACTGGGGTTGGCGTCGACTGACCGGAGATGCTCGCGGCAAGATCGTCTGGGCAAGGTTCGGGACCGACTGA
- a CDS encoding ABC transporter ATP-binding protein, whose amino-acid sequence MSMEITAWNALYNARHAKDDQRPFSRATLRRIGGFAGPHRRALTWFLVLSVLTALLAVATPVLAGRVVNAISDGAEQRVVITIALAIAAIAVAEAGVNLLARWLSARIGEGLILDLRTAVFDHVQRMPIAFFTRTRTGALVSRLNSDVIGAQRAFSDTLSGMLSNLVMLLLTMGVMLSISWQITVLALALLPIFILPARRMGRRLARLSREAANHNAVMSTQMTERFSAPGATLVKLYGRPDEESHEFAVRARRVRDIGIRSAMLQMVFVTTLTLVSALALALVYGLGGFYALRGDLDSGAVVSLALLLTRLYAPLTALASARVEVMSALVSFQRVFEVLDLRPLIEERPDARPVPAGPVSVRFDGVDFGYPAPDKVSLASLEEVATLDARGGEQVLHEVSFTAEPGQLVALVGSSGAGKSTIAQLATRLYDADGGSVEVGGVDVRELTAASLRETVGMVTQDGHLFHETVRANLRLARPEATEDELWDALRRSRLDDLIEALPDGLDTVVGERGYRLSGGERQRLTIARLLLAQPRVVILDEATAHLDATSEAAVQEALAEALAGRTSVVIAHRLSTVRAADQILVVEAGRIAERGTHDELLAAGGRYAELYRTQFETSADDASDEVRPITAEPVA is encoded by the coding sequence ATGAGCATGGAGATCACGGCCTGGAACGCGCTGTACAACGCCCGCCACGCGAAGGACGACCAACGCCCCTTCTCCCGCGCGACGCTGCGTCGCATCGGCGGGTTCGCCGGCCCGCACCGCCGGGCCCTCACCTGGTTCCTGGTGCTCAGCGTCCTGACGGCGCTGCTCGCCGTCGCCACCCCGGTGCTCGCCGGACGCGTGGTGAACGCGATCTCCGACGGCGCCGAGCAGCGCGTGGTGATCACCATCGCGCTGGCCATCGCGGCGATCGCCGTCGCCGAGGCCGGCGTCAACCTCCTCGCCCGCTGGCTCTCGGCGCGGATAGGCGAGGGACTGATCCTGGACCTGCGCACCGCCGTCTTCGACCATGTGCAGCGGATGCCGATCGCGTTCTTCACCAGAACCCGCACCGGGGCCCTGGTCAGCCGGCTGAACTCGGATGTGATCGGCGCCCAGCGGGCGTTCAGCGACACCCTCTCCGGGATGCTGAGCAATCTGGTGATGCTGCTGCTCACCATGGGCGTGATGCTCTCCATCTCCTGGCAGATCACGGTGCTGGCGCTGGCGCTGCTGCCGATCTTCATCCTGCCGGCCCGCCGGATGGGCCGCCGGCTGGCGCGGCTCTCCCGGGAGGCCGCCAACCACAACGCGGTGATGTCGACGCAGATGACCGAGCGCTTCTCGGCGCCCGGCGCCACCCTGGTCAAGCTCTACGGGCGGCCCGACGAGGAGTCCCACGAGTTCGCGGTGCGCGCCCGGCGGGTGCGGGACATCGGGATCAGGTCGGCCATGTTGCAGATGGTCTTCGTCACCACCCTCACCCTGGTCTCGGCCCTGGCGCTGGCCCTGGTCTACGGCCTCGGCGGGTTCTACGCGCTCCGTGGCGATCTGGACTCGGGCGCCGTGGTCTCGCTGGCGCTGCTGCTGACCCGGCTCTACGCGCCGCTGACCGCGCTGGCCAGCGCCCGGGTCGAGGTGATGAGCGCGCTGGTGAGCTTCCAACGGGTGTTCGAGGTGCTGGATCTGCGCCCGCTGATCGAGGAGCGCCCCGACGCCCGCCCGGTCCCGGCCGGCCCGGTCTCCGTCCGCTTCGACGGTGTCGACTTCGGCTACCCGGCGCCCGACAAGGTCTCGTTGGCCTCCCTCGAAGAGGTGGCGACGCTGGACGCGCGCGGCGGCGAACAGGTGCTGCACGAGGTCTCGTTCACCGCCGAGCCCGGTCAACTCGTCGCGCTGGTCGGCTCGTCCGGCGCCGGCAAGTCCACCATCGCGCAGCTGGCCACCCGGCTCTACGACGCGGACGGCGGCAGCGTCGAGGTGGGCGGGGTGGATGTCCGCGAGCTGACGGCGGCCTCGCTGCGCGAGACGGTGGGCATGGTCACCCAGGACGGGCACCTCTTCCACGAGACGGTCCGCGCCAATCTGCGGCTGGCCAGGCCGGAGGCCACCGAGGACGAGCTGTGGGACGCCCTGCGCAGGTCCCGGCTCGACGACCTGATCGAGGCGCTGCCCGACGGCCTTGACACGGTGGTGGGCGAGCGCGGCTACCGGCTCTCCGGCGGCGAGCGGCAGCGGCTGACCATCGCCCGGCTGCTGCTGGCCCAGCCCAGGGTGGTGATCCTGGACGAGGCCACCGCCCATCTCGACGCCACCTCGGAGGCGGCGGTGCAGGAGGCCCTGGCGGAGGCGCTGGCCGGCCGGACCTCGGTGGTGATCGCCCACCGCCTGTCCACGGTGCGCGCGGCGGACCAGATCCTGGTGGTCGAGGCCGGCCGCATCGCCGAACGCGGCACCCACGACGAGCTGTTGGCGGCCGGCGGTCGCTACGCGGAGCTGTACCGCACCCAGTTCGAGACGTCGGCGGACGACGCGTCCGACGAGGTCCGGCCGATCACGGCGGAACCCGTCGCCTGA